From one Caldithrix abyssi DSM 13497 genomic stretch:
- a CDS encoding aminoacyl-tRNA deacylase, with the protein MPLQKLRNFLDEQGVRYVLIVHSPAYTAQEIAASAHIPGKKLAKTVMAKVDGKMSMFVLPATYQLDLSKCKAEMNAKEVELASEEEFKYLFPECEIGAMPPFGNLYGLPVYACKELAENDEIAFNAGNHRELIKLPFADFQRLVNPMIIDITKEM; encoded by the coding sequence ATGCCATTGCAAAAATTACGAAATTTTTTGGATGAGCAGGGGGTGCGCTATGTTTTAATTGTCCATTCGCCGGCGTACACCGCTCAGGAAATTGCCGCATCGGCGCACATTCCCGGAAAAAAATTAGCCAAAACGGTGATGGCTAAGGTTGATGGCAAGATGTCCATGTTTGTTTTGCCGGCCACTTATCAATTAGATTTGAGCAAATGCAAGGCGGAGATGAACGCTAAAGAGGTTGAGTTAGCCAGCGAAGAGGAGTTTAAATACCTGTTCCCCGAATGTGAAATCGGCGCCATGCCGCCTTTTGGAAATCTTTATGGCTTGCCGGTTTATGCCTGCAAGGAACTGGCTGAGAATGATGAAATCGCTTTCAACGCCGGCAACCATCGAGAACTCATCAAATTGCCGTTTGCCGATTTCCAACGCCTGGTAAATCCAATGATAATTGACATAACCAAAGAAATGTAA
- a CDS encoding SagB/ThcOx family dehydrogenase, producing the protein MRENTSPVKIPLLRPDQQDALALNQLLLKRKSHRNFKPQSITLKELSQLLWAAQGAVAPGRRTAPSAGAIFPFRILTAIELAPPQMSVGLYLFEPDAFRLKLMAKGAFREKLYQACMFQECILQAPLCLILYAKLTMVERVYGERAFNYIFLEGGHIGQNIYLAATALNLGTVAVGAFRDEMIRQILMLSADDIPVYLFPVGKPV; encoded by the coding sequence ATGCGAGAAAATACCTCGCCTGTGAAAATTCCTCTCCTTCGTCCGGATCAGCAAGACGCTTTGGCGTTAAATCAACTGTTATTAAAGCGCAAATCTCACAGGAATTTTAAGCCACAATCCATAACTCTTAAAGAGCTTTCGCAGTTATTATGGGCGGCACAGGGCGCTGTGGCGCCTGGCCGTCGAACCGCGCCTTCGGCCGGAGCCATTTTCCCTTTTAGAATTCTGACTGCCATTGAATTAGCCCCTCCTCAAATGAGCGTTGGTTTGTATTTGTTTGAGCCTGATGCTTTTAGATTAAAGTTAATGGCGAAAGGAGCCTTTAGAGAAAAATTGTATCAGGCCTGCATGTTTCAGGAGTGCATTTTGCAAGCCCCGCTTTGTCTTATTTTGTATGCCAAGCTAACGATGGTGGAACGCGTTTACGGAGAACGCGCTTTCAATTATATCTTTCTGGAAGGGGGGCATATTGGTCAGAATATTTATCTGGCGGCAACGGCATTAAATCTGGGCACGGTTGCCGTGGGCGCCTTCAGGGATGAAATGATCAGGCAAATTCTTATGCTTTCGGCAGACGACATTCCGGTTTACCTCTTTCCGGTGGGAAAGCCCGTTTAA
- a CDS encoding GYD domain-containing protein, producing MPTFILLTKLSPSAMKDARTREQIGREWFETVKQKCPEVRWIDHFALLGQYDFMDIYEAPDEKTAIKVSMITMSKGAVKAESMPAIPYKQYLEVIKDI from the coding sequence ATGCCAACCTTTATTTTATTAACCAAACTATCGCCCTCGGCCATGAAGGACGCCCGGACGCGCGAACAGATCGGGCGGGAATGGTTCGAAACCGTCAAGCAAAAGTGTCCTGAAGTGCGCTGGATTGATCATTTTGCGCTGCTGGGTCAATATGACTTTATGGATATCTATGAAGCCCCGGATGAAAAAACGGCGATTAAGGTTTCCATGATTACCATGTCTAAAGGCGCGGTAAAAGCGGAAAGCATGCCGGCCATTCCTTACAAGCAGTACCTGGAAGTGATTAAAGATATTTGA
- a CDS encoding DUF2884 family protein yields the protein MRIKYFNPALLFVSIFLPLFLWAQNMDVDDFNIELDEKNILIKLDSAPWTEIKITENSDLLINGERIDLDRREQKLVAEYYDQTMALIQNAKKLGFESVKLALEAIAKTSLYGISALVGEVFGEYDAEEELEKVTEEMDKKARSLELRGKKLEKMGDQLQKLHAELFWNVKPLRQLLEDD from the coding sequence ATGCGCATTAAATATTTCAACCCGGCACTATTGTTTGTTTCCATTTTTCTGCCTCTCTTTTTATGGGCGCAAAACATGGACGTGGACGACTTCAACATTGAACTCGATGAAAAAAACATTTTGATCAAACTGGATTCTGCGCCCTGGACGGAAATCAAGATCACTGAAAATTCTGATCTTTTGATTAACGGTGAACGGATCGATTTAGATCGGCGTGAACAAAAATTGGTAGCGGAATATTATGACCAGACCATGGCCTTAATTCAAAATGCAAAAAAATTAGGATTTGAGTCCGTAAAACTGGCCTTAGAAGCAATCGCCAAAACCAGCCTATACGGCATTAGCGCCCTGGTCGGAGAAGTTTTTGGCGAGTATGACGCAGAAGAGGAGCTGGAAAAGGTCACAGAAGAAATGGACAAAAAAGCCCGCTCCCTTGAACTTCGCGGCAAAAAATTGGAAAAGATGGGGGATCAGCTGCAAAAACTCCATGCCGAACTCTTTTGGAATGTAAAACCACTACGGCAGTTGCTTGAGGATGATTAG
- the manA gene encoding mannose-6-phosphate isomerase, class I, whose translation MKLKFVARPYELINKIQNYSWGTRNEQAFIPRLLNMAVEPDTPYAELWMGTHPNAPSEVVVDGRRILLSEFIKQFPQQILGTRVIERFGVQLPFLFKVLSAAEALSIQAHPNKQQAEVLHQRDPEHYPDDNHKPEIAIALDELTALVGFRSLKEMDAVLRTFPEILEFTGPLEFTFEGARHEEQENRQKFRQFYQTLMLKSQTHATEMEATLNKIEQKLLQKKKRTERDEWFLKLKKKYGADVGLFSIYLLNLLHLKKGQGVFLKAGVPHAYLKGNIVECMANSDNVVRAGLTPKFKDVKTLIEVLTYETGPVEIYEGAQNAKYVYKTPVDEFSITHVNLDEKSKLRFFLETVSIMMVVNGKGEIVFNGGRLAIQKGQSILLPAEIASFELVSDGSLEIFSAYVP comes from the coding sequence ATGAAATTAAAATTTGTAGCCCGACCTTATGAATTGATTAATAAAATTCAAAACTATTCGTGGGGTACGCGCAATGAACAGGCGTTTATTCCCCGTTTATTGAATATGGCGGTTGAGCCCGATACGCCTTACGCCGAACTGTGGATGGGCACGCATCCCAATGCGCCTTCAGAAGTGGTGGTTGACGGGCGTCGGATCCTTTTAAGCGAGTTCATAAAGCAGTTTCCGCAGCAAATTTTGGGTACCAGGGTGATCGAGCGTTTTGGCGTTCAATTACCGTTTCTTTTTAAGGTGTTGTCTGCCGCAGAAGCGCTTTCCATTCAGGCCCATCCCAATAAGCAACAGGCCGAAGTCCTCCATCAAAGAGACCCGGAACACTACCCGGACGACAACCACAAACCGGAAATTGCCATTGCCCTGGATGAGTTGACCGCGCTGGTGGGTTTTCGCTCGCTAAAAGAAATGGACGCCGTATTGCGTACCTTTCCGGAAATTTTAGAATTTACCGGCCCGTTAGAGTTCACTTTCGAGGGTGCGCGTCATGAGGAACAAGAGAATCGACAAAAGTTCAGGCAATTTTATCAGACGTTGATGCTAAAATCGCAAACGCATGCAACGGAGATGGAGGCCACGTTGAATAAAATCGAGCAAAAATTACTACAAAAGAAAAAGCGCACCGAAAGGGATGAATGGTTCCTAAAGCTGAAAAAAAAATACGGGGCCGATGTGGGCCTGTTTTCCATTTACCTGCTGAATTTGCTGCATCTGAAAAAAGGGCAGGGCGTATTTTTGAAAGCCGGAGTGCCGCACGCCTACTTAAAAGGCAACATCGTCGAATGCATGGCTAACTCCGACAATGTAGTGCGCGCCGGATTAACGCCAAAGTTTAAGGACGTAAAAACGTTGATCGAAGTTTTAACGTATGAAACGGGGCCGGTGGAAATTTACGAAGGCGCTCAGAACGCAAAATATGTTTATAAAACGCCGGTGGATGAGTTTTCCATCACGCATGTGAATTTAGATGAGAAATCAAAGCTAAGGTTTTTCCTGGAAACGGTGAGCATCATGATGGTTGTAAACGGCAAGGGAGAGATTGTTTTTAATGGAGGTCGTTTAGCAATTCAGAAAGGACAATCGATTTTGCTCCCTGCAGAAATCGCTTCATTTGAACTGGTAAGCGACGGTTCTCTGGAAATATTTAGCGCTTATGTACCTTAA